AGAAACATCGAGAGAGGACTCCTCGACGTCGTCATTTGGGTCGGTCGGCTGACCAAACCTAACCAAGTAAAACATGGTTTACATTGTacattaatattattaataattatatattattagtaatactaataatgatattaatattaattaaattaatataaaataataataataataatattattattattagattagttatatatgaaaattgatatgtgGATATTCGCACATTGTTGCATTATAGTGTATGATACTGATTCATTAAATTCGAATAATTACTTAAATGACCAATAAATTTTACCATCGTTTTATCTTACTAAGTATGCCTTCAATTTATCTTATTAACATCAACAATTAGTTAATATGATAATAGAAATTAATAATATACTAAATTATTACATCATAATATGTGACCATGTTAATCATACTATTATATGCTAATACAACAAATGCTTTCTACTTCAAATGCTCTTTAAGATGAACAAGCTACCTATATCTGTTTATGAGCATGAAAGCTACAAGAGAAGGTAGGTGAGCATATGAAGTGATGCATCACTTTGGACCAACTTGGCTCTCAACTCTTCAATATGCAAAAACAATGCAGGGAGAAACTTGTGACTATGTTCTATGAGCACTGGGCAAAACATATCAGAAACATTAATGTAGATGTCAATTGCAATGTTGTTGACAAGAAAAATTATAAGGAAAGCAACACATTGAGGAAGGTTTATCACATCAAatctcatgattaaattcaagctCGATATCAACTAGTTAATGTCATAAATGGAGTATGACAGCTAAATGAGGAAAGTCTTGTCCTCTTGTCCGATACTTTCGAAATTAAGATACAAGCAATCTATCGAATATATATTACTTTTACATGTCACAATAATATGCAAGTTTCTTTATCAAAATCTCACCACCCATAAATTAGGTGGTAGACAATCGGCGGTGTTAGAATCGGTGACTTCTGTAATCTACTCAGGGGGCTCGCGTGGTCTCCAAACAGTCCCCTTTGGTTCATCCATTAGAGCAATGCCCTTGTCATAAAGCTCTTTTCTGATCTTGTCTGATTTCTCATACTCCTTATTTTTCCTTGCCAAGTTCCTATCTTCGATCAGCTGCAGGACTTGCTCCTCGATTAACCCTGCCCTCGATAACGCTTTATCCTTCAGTTGCTGCAAAACCTATCAAGGCAAACAAAGAATGTTTTTGAATCTGTGAATAACTCTTCAAATCAACGGTTCAAAAAACTTGGGTTACCTCGGCGCAAGAACTACTCAAGAGGCCCAAAATGCTAAGAACATCCTTAACTTCCTTCTCCAATGCAAAAAGAGTAAGAATAAGTGGCTTTTGTTGCTTCTTTCCCTataaaaataaatgcaaattaAACTACATAGAAAAAACTCAGTATGATTAACTCAAACACGGTTATGAAGCAAGAAAACATTTACGATGAACAAAAATGTTCACCCTGAGGACGGCACATTCTTACTGTGTTATTTTCTACGAGGTAAATAAGGTAATGCAAGAATTCATTATTTCTGAATTCAGATGGGGAAAGAAATATTATGAATACCTTGAACTTCTTTAAGTTGCTATTTATCGCCTTAAATGGCTCCATAAGATCATCTAATATAACAGCAGTGTGGAGATCATCCGACATAGATGCTAAAAAATCCGAGTggaatttgtcaattaattccttgATATCAGCTGGGACTTGGCCCTGGATATTTTCTTGACGAAATGGAGAAAGAGCCTGTTCGCAGTCATAGAGTGTCTACACATTTCAAACAAATCCATGAGATTAGTGGAAGTGGCCTTTAGAAACCATATAGAAAGCATAATCATAATATATAACAAAGAAAGCCATCACAGATGTACAAGTCACAAGTAAACACCTGATATATGTAGAAGACGCGATCAGATGCAGTTTCAAGCTGCCTGTCAGAATAATTGACATCGGAACGGTAATGTGTACGCATCAAGAAAAACCTCAAAGCCAATGGATGATACCTCGCAATAATCTATAGCAAAAGTTTGATTATAAGATAATAGAAAATTAAGGTAcaacaaaaagaaataaaataaacagGACATCATTGACCATTACATCTCTGATCGTGAAGAAATTGTCATCAGACTTTGACATTTTCTGATTGTCCTTGTTCACAAAGCCATTGTGCATCCAATAGCTTACTTTGTGCTCTGGGCATGCAGCTCGGCTCTGAGCAAGCTCATTTTCATGATGAGGAAAAATCAAATCTTTTCCTCCACCATGAATATCGAAAGCATCACCTAAATATTGGGCACTCATAGCACTGCATTCAATATGCCAACCTGGTCTTCCAGGGCCCCAAGGACTCTCCCAGCTTGGTTCACCAGGCTTAGCAGCCTGAAAATTAGACAATAATTGGAGCATGGATGAATGAGCAAAGGCCAGGTCTAGAAAGACAGTGAGGAAAAGTTAGATAACGCATGACCTCACCTTCCATAATGCAAAATCACCTGGATTTCGCTTTCTCAAGTCAACAGAAACTCTTCCACCTCCACCAGCACGATTATCATCTAACTTTCGTCCAGACAATTGGCAATAATCAGGAAAGTTATCAATGGAAAAGTAAACATCTCCTTCTATGGTATAGCCATAGCCATTCTCAATGATCtgccataaaaaaaataaataactgtTAAGttttttatcaaattaaaatTAGGATGTTATCAAATGATGTCCTTGAGTGTCTAAATTCAATATCTGAGATTACATAAGGGAGAGAACAAAAACAAGGTATCATACATGATTATTGTACCCAAAAGTTTACTTCATTTGTCTAACTATGACATCTGCTCAGACAATATGAAACAATTACATTATATAACGCCTGTATTTGTTCAGTATTTTGCTTTGATATTTTAAAGAATGGGTATGAGCTCACGCTTCAAACATAGGCCACAAGTATATCTGCATACTTCTGCAAGTCTTTAACATCACTCTTCAGATAGTATAAGATTCCTTCTCTCATGGCTTATGAATAGAAAAACTATAAGATccataactatttttttttttaaagtcctGAATAAAGGTGGACTATATTTCAGTGCATTGAAACATGCTAGGGGTGCCACAAAATCTATAGAATAGAGGCTATTATAGAATAGAGGTCATTGGGCACCTAAGTCTTTTATGTGGAATCTTTTAAATGCTAGCATCTTTTATGTGGAATCCTCCAATGGTGCCAACAATAAAGAACTAAAAACTATAATTCACAAATGACATAACAAGATCAACTGCAAGACAGATTTATCAACTACAAGACAAAAGACAAACTTATCTCTTAATTTCAAATTGAGTCGAGCATATATTTACAGTACTACATCAAATACCTTAGTTATCATATCCTTTATCTGCTCTATATGATCAGAAACACGTGGTTCAAGTGTTGGAGGCAGGCACTGAAGCTCAGCTACATCTTGC
The DNA window shown above is from Musa acuminata AAA Group cultivar baxijiao chromosome BXJ2-4, Cavendish_Baxijiao_AAA, whole genome shotgun sequence and carries:
- the LOC135610655 gene encoding cysteine--tRNA ligase, chloroplastic/mitochondrial-like; translation: MGNPELVLFNSMSKQKEVFKTRVEGQVSMYVCGVTPYDFSHIGHARAYVAFDVLYRYLKHLGYEVKYVRNFTDIDDKIIKRANESGEDPLSLSRRFSEAFLQDVAELQCLPPTLEPRVSDHIEQIKDMITKIIENGYGYTIEGDVYFSIDNFPDYCQLSGRKLDDNRAGGGGRVSVDLRKRNPGDFALWKAAKPGEPSWESPWGPGRPGWHIECSAMSAQYLGDAFDIHGGGKDLIFPHHENELAQSRAACPEHKVSYWMHNGFVNKDNQKMSKSDDNFFTIRDIIARYHPLALRFFLMRTHYRSDVNYSDRQLETASDRVFYIYQTLYDCEQALSPFRQENIQGQVPADIKELIDKFHSDFLASMSDDLHTAVILDDLMEPFKAINSNLKKFKGKKQQKPLILTLFALEKEVKDVLSILGLLSSSCAEVLQQLKDKALSRAGLIEEQVLQLIEDRNLARKNKEYEKSDKIRKELYDKGIALMDEPKGTVWRPREPPE